The DNA sequence CCCGCGGCTCAAGCAATGGAGGTAGTCGCCATCGAACTCATCGCCGAGCGGTTCCGGACCCAGCCCCGCAAGAAGCGGGTGGTGTTGCGGCGGATCCGGTAGCGGCAGGCAGCAGCCGAAGCGGCGAGGGTCGTGCAGCCGGACCTCGAAGCCATCGTCAAGCCGGAAGATCAGGTGGTCGTGCGGCCGTAGCGGCGTATCGGCCGCACAGCGGCGCAGGCTTCCGGACATGCCGAGGTGCAGCAGCACGCCGGGGCCGTCGGTTCCGAGCAGGAGGTATTTCGCGCGCCGGTCGAGCCTCCGCACCTGCCCCCCCGAAAGCAGCTTCGCAAGGTCTGGCGGCACCGGCCAGCGCAACCGCGGCTCCCGCACGATCAGTTGCTGGATCCGGCGTCCCTGCAGGTGGGGTTCGAGGCCGCTGCGGGTCGTCTCGACCTCAGGGAGTTCGGGCATGGACGCCTTCGATCTCGACCAGCAATTCCCGACGGCAGACGTCGCCCTGCACCCATTGCAGCTGCGGGAGCCGCGGGTAGTGTTCGGCAAGCACGCGTGCTACCGCGGGCCGGTCTTCCGGGCGCCGCAGGTACACGCGCAGCCAGGCCGGGGGCGGGATGTCGGAACCGGCTGCGGCATGCAGCGCATCGAGGTTCGCGAGAATCTCCCGGGCCTGGGCCGGGCAGTCGCCGGCATGGCGGCTTTCGTGGCCGGTAATGCTTGCGGTGCCGGACAGCAATAGCTGCGGGCCGTCGGCAGTTTCGATCCGGGTCGCGCGGGCGAACGCCGGACTCTCCGGGCTGTATTGCTCGGGATAGTGGTAGGCGCTGACCTGACGCGGGTTTTCCACGGCCACGCCGGGTTCGCGCGCAGCGATCAGATAGACGAACAGGCCCGGTGCGCCGGTGCCGATCGCGGTCGCCGCGGGCATGTGTTTTTCGGCGATCTCGAGTTCCGCGAGCGAGCGCGCACGGCCGATGCAGAACGACTGGTAGCGTTCCAGCCCGCGTTCGTCGCCGTGGATCCGGCTGAAGAAATTCCAGATTCGGACAGCGTGCGGGAAGCCGCGCTCACGGATCGCCCGGAACAGGTCCCGGTAGGCGTCCCGAGTGTTGGCCTCCAGCGGGTCGTCGGGCCGGTGCCAGGCTGCGAACAGTACCCGGTCGTGTTCGACCAGGTGAATCGCGCCGGTGTGCGCTGCGCGGCCGGGACCGTGCGCGCTCCATTCCTCGATCCTGGTGTCCCCGGCGAGGGAATGCAGCCCTGGCGAGATCGTCAGGCAGTGGCTCGCAAGCAGGACACCGGGCGGATGGTCGGTGCGCAGGTGCAGGCAGGCGTTCTG is a window from the Thioalkalivibrio paradoxus ARh 1 genome containing:
- a CDS encoding chorismate transformation enzyme, FkbO/Hyg5 family yields the protein MKLPLRSRLLDTDVAVAAEAAQNACLHLRTDHPPGVLLASHCLTISPGLHSLAGDTRIEEWSAHGPGRAAHTGAIHLVEHDRVLFAAWHRPDDPLEANTRDAYRDLFRAIRERGFPHAVRIWNFFSRIHGDERGLERYQSFCIGRARSLAELEIAEKHMPAATAIGTGAPGLFVYLIAAREPGVAVENPRQVSAYHYPEQYSPESPAFARATRIETADGPQLLLSGTASITGHESRHAGDCPAQAREILANLDALHAAAGSDIPPPAWLRVYLRRPEDRPAVARVLAEHYPRLPQLQWVQGDVCRRELLVEIEGVHARTP
- the mutM gene encoding bifunctional DNA-formamidopyrimidine glycosylase/DNA-(apurinic or apyrimidinic site) lyase, producing the protein MPELPEVETTRSGLEPHLQGRRIQQLIVREPRLRWPVPPDLAKLLSGGQVRRLDRRAKYLLLGTDGPGVLLHLGMSGSLRRCAADTPLRPHDHLIFRLDDGFEVRLHDPRRFGCCLPLPDPPQHHPLLAGLGPEPLGDEFDGDYLHCLSRGRRAPVKAFIMDQQVVVGVGNIYASEALFLAGIRPGRAAGRLSRAHCRALATSIRTVLAEAIAEGGTTLRDFVREDGTHGYFRQRLRVYGREGLPCVSCGTPIRSRRIGNRASSYCPTCQR